In Halichondria panicea chromosome 17, odHalPani1.1, whole genome shotgun sequence, a single window of DNA contains:
- the LOC135350885 gene encoding N(G),N(G)-dimethylarginine dimethylaminohydrolase 1-like isoform X1: MSVLFPLLKRGSRWMVTIKGRSSHSVADYFHFQRAIVGSPESINENFVKNSLRIDQPDKAIVIEKAKQEHSIYVSELRKLIPTIVEVPADDRFPDQVYVEEPAVILNGVALLTKMAPPSRAGEIEPMRKVLESMNLDIVEMKKPGAFLDGGDVLFTGREFFIGLSERTNEAGIEYLSKVFSGWPVTGVKVPKGTLHLKSVCSLAGVDILAISNSPAGRQAWKDMESFGAHKYKQLIFPDDNGANCLFVNGVVLHPPKEEYPRSYEVWKTMKCPTVEIPNSELAKSDGSLTCNSIRIFEI; the protein is encoded by the exons ATGAGCGTTCTATTTCCACTCCTAAAAAGAGGGTCCCGTTGGATGGTCACAATCAAAGGTAGAAGTTCTCACAGTGTGGCAGATTATTTCCACTTCCAAAGAGCCATAGTTGGCAGCCCTGAAAGCATCAATGAAAACTTTGTTAAAAACTCCCTTCGAATTGATCAACCTGATAAAGCAATCGTCATCGAGAAAGCTAAACAAGAGCATTCCATCTATGTTTCTGAACTTCGAAAGTTGATACCTACCATTGTAGAAGTCCCTGCTGATGATAGATTCCCAGATCAGGTGTACGTGGAAGAGCCTGCTGTGATACTGAATGGCGTGGCTCTGTTAACCAAGATGGCACCTCCATCTCGTGCTGGAGAGATTGAACCAATGAGAAAGGTACTCGAAAGTATGAACCTTGATATAGTTGAGATGAAAAAGCCTGGTGCTTTCTTGGACGGTGGAGATGTTCTGTTCACGGGTAGAGAATTTTTTATTGGATTGAGTGAACGAACCAATGAG GCAGGGATTGAGTATCTGTCGAAAGTGTTCTCTGGCTGGCCTGTAACTGGAGTGAAGGTACCAAAGGGCACACTACACTTAAAATCTGTGTGTTCATTGGCAGGTGTGGACATTCTTGCTATTAGCAATAGTCCTGCTGGGAGACAAGCATGGAAGGATATGGAGTCATTTGGTGCTCACAAGTACAAACAGTTAATTTTTCCTGATGACAATGGTGCAAACTGTCTGTTTGTTAATGGTGTTGTCCTCCACCCACCAAAAGAAGAATACCCCAGAAGTTACGAAGTGTGGAAAACAATGAAATGTCCAACTGTTGAAATACCAAATAGTGAGTTAGCTAAGTCTGATGGATCTTTAACCTGCAATTCAATAAGGATATTCGAAATATGA
- the LOC135350885 gene encoding uncharacterized protein LOC135350885 isoform X2, giving the protein MASSIKSKKLLQLIEDISQEIPPKSLNYDRVCFLLAPILPPNAPKQVLNGENLISRIYFETLKDKEGGLARFWYVLNETQVCPTDWLANLQEYVTEAYFVPESLTPMVHLRAMLLKIVASIANDEGAATRIINTAGDTFKPRTTLNTLSKPLHNKDYTLRLLEFFEVAEKQLEVEPDNLDNLREWLSDAGCKRVIKYCLDSFDPTREIKIQGAWRPPQEKEHSIEEERRPSEGESEMVPMKIL; this is encoded by the exons ATGGCGTCATCTataaaaagcaaaaaattgTTACAACTTATCGAAGATATCAGTCAAGAAATTCCACCTAAGTCTCTAAACTATGATCGAGTGTGCTTTTTGCTGGCTCCTATTCTACCACCAAATGCACCTAAACAAGTACTGAACGGTGAGAATCTCATCAGTCGAATCTACTTTGAAACTCTCAAAGATAAAGAAGGAGGTCTTGCAAGGTTTTGGTATGTTTTAAATGAGACCCAAGTGTGCCCTACTGATTGGCTTGCAAACCTGCAAGAATATGTTACTGAAGCGTACTTCGTGCCCGAATCACTTACACCAATGGTTCACCTTCGTGCAATGCTTCTGAAAATTGTGGCTAGTATTGCAAACGATGAAGGTGCAGCAACCAGGATTATCAATACAGCAGGAGATACTTTTAAGCCTCGCACAACTCTCAACACTCTATCAAAGCCATTACACAACAAGGACTACACTCTACGTTTGCTTGAGTTCTTTGAAGTGGCAGAGAAGCAATTGGAAGTTGAACCTGACAATCTTGACAATCTTCGTGAATGGTTAAGCGATGCTGGATGCAAGAGGGTCATAAAATACTGTCTGGATAGCTTTGACCCTACAAGGGAAATCAAGATCCAGG GTGCATGGCGCCCACCGCAGGAAAAGGAACATAGTATAG AAGAAGAGCGACGGCCAAGCGAAGGAGAAAGTGAGATGGTACCCATGAAGATCTTGTAA